The Streptococcus oralis DNA window GGATAACTGGTTCTGGAACGTTGATTGACTCAAGGATGATTTTAGCTTTTTCATCTGTCAATGAGTCACCAGTTGTAGTATCTTTCAAACCAACGGCAGCAGCGATATCACCTGAGTAAACAGTGTCAATTTCTTGACGGCTGTTAGCGTGCATTTGAAGGATACGTCCGATACGTTCACGTTTACCTTTAGAAGTGTTCAATACGTAAGAACCTGATTGAAGAACACCTGAGTATACACGGAAGAATGTCAAACGACCTACGAATGGGTCCGTCATGATCTTGAAGGCAAGAGCTGCGAATGGCTCTTCGTCAGATGCTGGACGAGTTTCTTCTTCATCTGTATCTGGGTTGATACCTTTGATTGCTGGGATATCAAGTGGGCTTGGAAGGTAGTCGATAACCGCATCAAGCATCAATTGAACACCCTTGTTCTTGAAGGCAGAACCACACAATACTGGGAAGAATTCAACGTTGATAGTTGCTTTACGGATAGCAGCTTTCAATTCTTCGTTAGTGATTTCTTCACCTTCGAGGTATTTCATCATCAAGTCTTCATCAGTTTCAGCGACTGCTTCCACCAATTTTTCACGGTATTCTTGAGCTTGGTCAAGGTATTCAGCTGGAATATCTTCTTCAAGGATATCTGTACCAAGGTCGTTAGTATAGATTTCAGCTTTCATCTTGATCAAGTCGATGATACCGCGGAAGTCATCTTCAGCACCGATTGGCAATTGGATTGGGTGTGCGTTTGCTTGAAGACGGTCGTGAAGTGTGCTTACTGAGTAAAGGAAGTCAGCACCGATTTTGTCCATTTTGTTGGCAAATACGATACGTGGAACTCCGTACTCAGTTGCTTGACGCCAAACTGTTTCAGTTTGAGGCTCAACACCTGATTGTGAGTCAAGAACAGTAACAGCACCGTCCAATACACGAAGAGAACGTTGTACTTCGATTGTGAAGTCCACGTGTCCTGGTGTGTCGATGATGTTTACGCGGTGGTTATTCCATTGAGCTGTTGTCGCAGCAGATGTGATAGTGATACCACGTTCTTGCTCTTGCTCCATCCAGTCCATTTGTGACGCACCTTCGTGAGTTTCACCGATTTTGTGGATTTTACCAGTGTAGTAAAGGATACGCTCAGTAGTTGTTGTTTTACCGGCATCGACGTGAGCCATGATACCGATATTACGAGTTTTTTCAAGTGAAAATTCGCGTGCCATGAGGTTTGTTTCTCCTATTTATTTTTAATTTCTATTCTATTATAACACGATTTTAATAAAAACGGATAGGCAGGACCTACCCGTTCTCAATGTTTATCTTGTTTTTGTTGGTTTCAACTTGTAGACAAGTTGAATTGAACTAGGGCTAAAAGCTCAAGTTAGCTGAGTTGAACTCGAGCGAGGCCCGGTGCAAAAAAGATAAACTGCTTTGTGTTCACGGAACACTGCATCAGTTTCCTATTTTTGCCTTGGGCCTTTGCCGCTCTTAGTATCATTTTATTACCAACGGAAGTGTGCGAAGGCACGGTTAGCTTCAGCCATACGGTGAGTGTCTTCACGTTTCTTAACTGCTGCACCAGTGTTGTTCGCAGCATCCAAGATTTCTTTTGCAAGACGGTCTTGCATTGTGTGTTCACCACGAAGGCGAGCGATGGTTACCAACCAACGAAGTCCAAGTGTTGTACGGCGTTCTGGACGAACTTCAACTGGGACTTGGTAGTTAGAACCACCAACACGACGTGCACGTACTTCAAGTACAGGCATGATGTTTTCCATAGCTGTTTCAAATACTTCAAGTGCATCGTTACCAGTAGCTTCTTTGATTTGCTCAAAAGCACCGTAAACGATTGAAGCAGCTGTACCACGTTTACCATCAAGCATAACGCGGTTGATAAGACGAGTAACTAGTTGTGAATTGTAAAGCGGATCTGGCAATACGTCACGTTTTGGAGCTCTATTTTTACGACTCATTTCTCTTTATCCCCTTTCCTTATGCTTTTGGACGTTTAGTACCGTATTTAGAACGGCCTTGTTTACGATCGTTAACACCTGCAGTATCAAGTGCACCACGGACGATATGGTAACGTACCCCTGGAAGGTCTTTTACACGTCCACCACGAAGAAGCACCACGCTGTGCTCTTGCAAGTTGTGTCCGATACCTGGGATGTAGGCAGTAACTTCGATAAGGTTGCTCAAACGTACACGAGCGAATTTACGAAGGGCAGAGTTAGGTTTTTTAGGCGTCATTGTTCCCACACGAGTTGCAACACCACGTTTTTGTGGTGAAGAAACGTTTGTTTGAACTTTTTTATGACTGTTGTAACCAACGTTCAAAGCTGGTGATTTAGATTTTTCTACTTTTGATTTACGCGGTTTGCGAACCAATTGGTTAATTGTAGGCATCTACATTCTCCTGTGTTTTTTTATTTTTGGTGATGATACACTTGGTGACAGCTACCATCTGTGTGTACTTTTGCAACATTTGTCAGCACGTCCCTGTACACTTTTGAGAGACCAAAAGTAAAAAGTACCGTCTATTATTGTAACACAATTTTTCCTTCATTGTCAAGATATTTTTCATTTTTATTCTGATCTTTTCACTCTTTGACACTAGCTTTCACCGCTTTTCTAAACCAGAAAAGGAGGCAATTTGCCTCCTCCTTTCTAGTATGGTTTCCCTTTGATTCAAGTTGTCATTTCGGAATTTTTTAACCCTTCTTATCAAAGCCAACCAGATTCTTTTGCAATGTTGGCTGCCTCTGTTCGATTACCAGCATCTAGTTTCGAAAGAATATTGGTGACATAGTTTCGGACGGTCCCATTTGATAGATAGAGTTGGTCTGCGATTTCTTGGTTAGACAAGCCCTGAGCAATTCCCTTTAAAACAGCGATTTCTTGCTCTGTTAACGGATTGGGGTGCGTCATCACCACTTCCATCAATTCAGGCGAATATTCCTTGCGCCCTTCGAGAACAGTGTGCAAGGTCTGCATGAGGTCTGCGATGCTTCTTTCTTTTAAGACATAAGCATCCACTCCAGCCTTGACCGCACGTTCAAAATATCCGGGGCGCTTAAAGGTCGTCACCACAACCACCTTTGTTTCTGGCTTTTCTGCTCGTATCCATTCCAAGACTTCGAGGCCTGTCTTAACAGGCATTTCTACGTCAAGAATGGCGATATCCACAGACTCTTTTTCTAAAAGTTGGATTGCTTCTTGGCCATCCTTGGCTTGTAGGACAGACTCTACATCTGGTTGAAAGGTAAGCAACTGGCACATCGCATCTCGCAACATACTTTGATCTTCTGCAACAAGTAGTTTCATCTTAGTTTCTCTCCTTATAAGGTAGTCGAACCTGCACTTCAGTCGGATGTTTCTGACTGATCACCTTTACTTCTCCTGAAAAAGGAAGGACACGGTCTCGAACGGTATGGAGCTCATCTCCTTTTAAAGAAGCAAAGCCACAGCCATCATCTCTCACTGTTAGGATGAGTTCTTTCTCAGTTCGTTCTAATTTCAAGTAAGCTTTCGATGCTTTAGCATGCTTGATGATGTTGGTCACTAACTCAAGCAAAATCATGGAGGCCGTTGATTCTAATTCCTGAGTTAGGCTAGCTGTATCTAGTTGGTGATTGATTTCCGTTTCAATTCCTGCAATTTCCAGCATTTTTTTAACAGTCGCAAACTCGGAAGCAAGGGTTCTTGTTTTAAGATTTTCGATAATTGTACGGACTTCATTCATGGATTCTTTACTGATTTGATGAATTTCTTTTAATTCTTTTTCCACTTGAGGATAGGCCTGCATTTGAAGAAGCTGGAGGGCAAGGTCCGTCTTCACACTCAACATGGCAAAGGTATGACCTAGGCTGTCATGAAGATCCTGACCGATACGACTGCGTTCGTTTTCAGCCAAGAAAAGATTGAGCTTGGCATTTTGTTTCATCTTTTCTTCTTTTAGCTCTTCTGTTATCCGAATTCGATAGAGACCAAAAGTCAAGGCATCAGAAAAGACAAAAGTCACCAAGAAAAAGAGCAGTTGCCAAGGACTAACTTGATCAACCATATAAATCCCTGTCAAAATCAAGGGTTGCAAGACAATAAAACTGACAAAACGCCAAGAGTGAAAAGAAATCTCATCCAGCTCATAAATAAGGAGATTGGATAAATAAAAGATAAACCATGTGAAACCTGAACTTAGCCAAACAGATGTATAAAAAATGTAGACAAGCATGGACCACCATGCTAGCCACTGCACGGTGCGATTCTGACTGATTAAAACCGAATAGAAGGCAAGTACAAATAGTAGGGTCCATAGCAAGGTTAAAAGCGGGTAATCTCCAACGATGACACCCGCTATAGGAAAGATGATAAACACAATTGAAATATGAAACATATAATGAATGTTTTTAAATTTTTCCAACATAGATTTATTTTACCTCAATCCTTTTTTTCAGCTGGATTACCAGTACACCAAAGAAAACTGTATAGCCTAGCACAACCAAGGCAGAAAGAATATTAAATTCATGGTGTTCCAAATAAGTAGAGACGACCTGCATCAGTTGATAGGTTGGAGTCAGCTTTCCAATAGATTGAAGCCATTCTGGGAAGGAATCCAAGGGGAACCAGAGTCCACCTAGGACAGCCAAAGCAATATAGGCAATATTTCCAACAACCGTCATCAGTTGAGCACTGGGTAGCAAGCTCACCAAGACACCCATACTGATAAAGACCACGCTTCCGACCAGTAACATAACTCCGATTACCAACCAATCAAGCCAAGGCAGAGTCACTCCACGGACAAAATGACCAACCGAAAAGACAACTACAATTGATAACAAGAAAGTCAGTAGGGTGCTGAACAGTTTTGATACATAATATTCTACCATAGATACAGGAGAATGTTGAATCAATTTTTGCCAGTTGTTTGTCTTATCAGACTCGAGTGTGCTAGGGATACTGAAAAAGGCGCTTGACATGATACTAAAGAGCGTCATGGCAAAGAGATAGGCTTGAAGAGCGATTTCTGGAATGTCTGATCCTGACATCATACCAGAGAAAATAAGGTAAAATACACTTGGAAGTCCGATGGATAGCAAGTAGTAGACTGCTTGCCGTTTCATCAGAATGATTTCTACTTTCATGAGACTTGTCATATTTTTCATCGTCAATCTCCTTTAGTCTTGAGTCGTTTCGAAGATACTGTCTAAGAGAGTTCGATTGCGAACTTCAATTTCTTCGATCGTGCAGCCCTGCTCTTGCAAGACTTTCCATACCTGGCTGGCTTCTTTGGTGGTGAAGGAAAGAGCATTTTGCTTGATTTCAAGCTCTTGAATCTGGTCCAAAGTGCTGATAACTTCCTGATAAGTTAGTGGTACCGTAAAATGTTTTTCTTGTTCTTCACCACGCATAGCATAAGGCGTCGTATCGCGAATCAATTCTCCCTTGTGGAGGACCAAAATGCGGTCAGCCGTATGTTCTACCTCTTCGATATAGTGAGAAGAGTAGACAATGGTGACACCATTTTTCTTTAACTGATTGACAATTTCCCAAAAATGCTGACGTGTCGAGGTATCCATGGCAGCAGTTGGTTCGTCCAAAAATAGAATTTTCGGACGACCTATTAGTGCCAACACGAAAGAGAACAAACGTTTTTGCCCACCAGACAACTTGCCCGCTAGCTGATTTTTCTGTTTGTCCGAAAATCTCAGCAAGTCATCAATTTCTTGATTGGAGAGACTGTTTGGATAGATTGATTGAAAGAAGGATAAGAGTTCTTTCACTTTCAAGTCTTGAACCACCGTATTTTCTTGAGGTAAGATAGAAATAAGCTGCTTTAATCGAGGATCTGTTGGTGCAAAGCCTTGAATAGCTATCTGACCTGAGCTCACGAACTTGTCGCCCAAGAGGCAATCAATCAAGGTCGTCTTACCTGCTCCGTTAGGACCGATCAAGGCGACACATTCACCATCGTTGATTTCAAAGGAGATGTTCCGCAAGATCTCCTTGTCTTTTATTTTCTTACTCAATTTCTCAACTTTAATCACAGTCATGAGATTCTCCTTTCAACCACTTCATTCCCATAGGGAAAACGACGAAAATCATAAACCCAAAACCCCAAGCACCACGAATAAATTGGCGAAGCACGGTTTGGTCAAACCAACCAGTAAACATTTCCACTAACCATACCAAGAGTGATAGGCTGATAAAGAAATAGATGATTGCTTTTTTCATTCCTCAAACTCCTTTTTCACATCTCTGACCAATTTCAAACCTTCTCTGACAAGCCAAGACATCATTCCAAAGCCAGCAAAGAGCTCCCAAGGAAAATGGTAGAAACCCTCGTCCAATCCTGAAAACATGAGATAGGTCATAACTCCTGCTGCTACTAAACTCACTGCGACAATCATTTTATTTTTCATTACTTCTTCCTCCATTTCATACTTCAATTATAGTCCTTTGAAGTTAGCGGAGCTAGATGCTTCTGTCACTAGGAAATATGACAAATGTCATAAAAAAAGAAAGCTGTAAAATCAACTTTCTTTTTAATCGGTTAAATTTTATTCCACACTGAAAAGATATGGATATACAGGTTGTTGACCTTGGTGAATCTCTACTTCAACATCTTCAAATTCTTCTGCGATTTCTTGGGCAATTTCATTGGCAAGTTCTTCGCTTCCGTCTTCACCGACATAGAAAGTCACGATTTCACTATCTTCATCCAACATATGTTTCAAAGTTTCAGTCAAGGTTTGGTGCATGTCAGGATTTGACACGAGGATTTTTCCATCGACCATACCAAGATTATCATTTTCATGAATTGCTAATCCATCGATAGTTGTATCACGAACGGCTGTTGTTACACTACCGCTGATGACATCACCAAGGGCCGCAGTCATGCGCTCTTTGTTTTCTTCGATTGATTTGCTTGGATCAAAGGCAAGAAGGCTGGTCAAACCTTGAGGAATTGTACGTGCTTCTACCACAACAGCAGGTTGTTCAAGCACTTCAGCCGCAGACTGAGCTGCCATAAAGATATTTTTGTTGTTTGGCAAGAAGATAATGTTGCGAGCATTGACCTGTTCAACAGCCTTGATAAAGTCTTCTGTTGAAGGGTTCATTGTCTGACCACCTTCGATGACATAATCCACACCTTGGGCACGGAAGATATCTGCTAAACCTTGACCAGCTACTACTGCGATAAGGGCATACTCTTTTATTTCAGCAGGCTTGTTGCCTTGAGTTGCTTCTTTTTCAACTTGCGCCTCGTGTTGGTTACGCATGTTGTCCACTTTTACCTTGATCAAGCTACCATATTTGAGACCTTCTTGCATAACAAGACCTGGATCTTCTGTATGGACGTGAACTTTGACGATTTCATCATCATTGACAACAAGGAGTGAGTCGCCTAAGTCATTCAAGTAGTTACGGAATTCATCGTAGTCAAAGTCCTTAGAATAAGTTGGACCTTGTTTAAGGGCTACCATGATCTCTGTACAGTAACCGAAGGTAATGTCTTCAGTTGCCACATGCCCTGCTACAGACTTGTGGTGCTCTGCATTGATCATTTCGCTCATGTTGGCAGGAGTCGCTACAAAGTCTTCAGAAGCACTGTATTCACCAGTAAGGGCTGAGAGGAATCCTTCATAGATGAAGACCAAACCTTGACCACCTGAGTCTACCACACCAACTTCCTTAAGGACTGGAAGCATTTCTGGTGTCTTAGCCAAAGCTGCTTTCGCTCCTTCCAAGGCTGCACGCATGACCTCAACAGCATCATCTGTTTGCTCCGCTTTTTTCTTAGCCCCAATAGCCGCTCCACGAGAAACAGTCAAAATAGTTCCTTCAACTGGTTTCATAACCGCTTTATAAGCTACTTCGACACCGGATTGGAAGGCAAGAGCCAAGTCTTGACCAGTTAATTCATCTTTTTCCTTGATAGCCTGAGAGAAGCCACGGAAGAGCTGAGAAGTGATAACCCCTGAGTTCCCACGCGCGCCCATCAAAAGACCTTTAGCAAGAATGCTCGCTACTTCTCCAACTGTAGAAGCAGGCTTGTCTGCTACTTCTTTGGCACCATTTTCAATGGTCATTCCCATGTTTGTCCCAGTATCTCCATCTGGAACTGGAAAGACGTTCAATGAATTGACATATTCTGCTTGCTTATTCAAACGAGTTGATGCAGCTTGCACCATCTCTTGGAATAAACTGGTAGTAATTTTTGACACGATTATTCTCCTACAACTTTGATATTTTGAATGTAGACATTCACAGTCTGAGCAGTAATTCCTAGTTGATTTTCTAAACTAAAACGAACACGCTCTTGAATGTTTTTTGACACTTCGCTTATCTTTACTCCGTAGCTCAATACGGTATAAACATCAACTGCAATGCTACCATCTTCGGCTGCTTTTATAACAACACCCTTAGAATAATTTTCCTTACCAAGAAGGGCTTGGAAATTGTCTTTGAGGGCATTTTTACTAGCCATACCAACCACACCAAAAATCTCAGTTGCGGCACCACCTACTACGGTTGCAATCACTTCATCAGTCAGTTCGATTTGACCATCTTTTGTATTAATCTTTACAGTCATTTTTTTTACCTCAACTAGTTGATACTCTATTTTATCATATTTCAGCCCAAGTGTAAAAGCAGAATGCTGTATCGGCGGATATTTACTCTATTTTTCAAATGGTTTTATCCTTAGAGCAAAAGAAAAAGACCTAAGCGGTCTTTTCATTTTTATTAAACGCGTTCAACTTTACCTGATTTCAAAGCACGAGCTGAAGCCCAAACTTTTTTAGGTTTACCATCGATAAGAACAGTAACTTTTTGAAGGTTTGGTTTTACGGCACGTTTTGTTTGGTTCATCGCGTGTGAACGGTTGTTTCCTGATACAGTCTTACGACCTGTAAAGTAACATACTTTAGCCATTGTGTTTTCCTCCTATTAGATCTAATATAGCGGATGTGCTAGCACCACATACCGTACTATGTTATCACACTTTCTTGAATTTATCAAGGGTCTAAACTATTTTTTTATTTAACGTAAACAACTCCAAGTTTACCAAAAGCAACTTCCCCACGGATAACCAAGGTTTTGTTTGTTGGCGCTACAGGAGCATCTGCCTTAGCTGCACCAAAGGAGGTTTCTACTTTCAAATCGACACGCCAGTGTTGTGGAACATAGACAGTTGCATTCCCGAAGGCCACTTCAATATTTAAAGTTGCAAAATCACCTAACATCTCTGCATTATCATAGTAGATTTTAGCATCCCCAAAAGCGACTTCCACTTGGTCATCTACAAGATCTTGATCTTGTTTATAAAAGGTTCCGCTACCAAAAGCGACTTCCTTATCCGTGACGACTGTTTTTTTCCCATCGTACCACCATTTTTTTTCATTCCAGAACTTACTTGAGTGCGTCAGATAACCAACACCTAGCACTGCTAAGATGCTAGCCCAGATGAGAGAATGATTGGTAACTGGTAACAAGTCATAAGCGTAATTTGCAATGATGAGCGCTAGTAACCCTGTAAAAACTGCCGAAGTGAGATGGCGTCTAAGGATGGACTCAATGGACTTATAAGCAAAAAAAACAATACCTAGTAAAGGCCATATCTTGCCATCCAAAGAAGGAATTCCAAAATTCCCTTGCAGCAAGATCCAGGCTGCTAAAACCAATAAAACAATACCAAATGCTTTCTTTTTCATGTTCTTACCTCATATTTCTTAGATTTTCTTTTAGGAGGGATTGGTAATGCCGTGAGACATGAACCTCCTTGTGCGTCTGATAAAAGGAAATGGTGCCCGTTCCTGAAAAGGACTTGTCCACTGAGTAAATCTGACGGATGTTTGCGATTGTTGACTTGGAAACTCGACTAAAATAGCGGGGTAAGATGGACTCCAACTCATAGAGCTTGAGGCGAACTTCATAGGCTTCCTTCTGGGTATGAGCGTAAATCTTGCTCCCTTCTGTCTCAAAGAAGAGGATTTCCGATAGGTCTAGATAATATTCACCTGTCCCCTTGTAAAAAGTCAACCTCGGAGCCTTTGACTCTTGCAAGAGTCGTTGCAAATCTGCAATTTCATCTGTCAAAGTGGGGGTCTTGATGACAATTTCAGTTTCCTCTAAATTGCCGTCAATCTCAATTCGTAACTTCATCACATCTCCTTTCTGACTCTACTATATCAAAGCTAAGTTAGGAATACAAGGGCAAAAAAGCAAGTGGTCAATATGAAGCAGTAAGTGGTTGTAGGACTAGCTTAACTTACATATCAGAATAGGAAGAAAAGGAATCCCCACACCAGACCACAAGCATAGCCAGCGATGACATCCTTGGGATAATGTACACCCCCTAAAACCCTCACCAAGCCCAGCAAAGCTGAGAAGAGCAAACATACTAAGCCAACAGGTAGACTAGCATGCAGACAGGCCATGGAGATCATAGTTGCCGAAAAAACATGGCGACTGGGCATCGACTGTCCCGAACTATCCTTTTCAAGCAGGGGACAGATATCCCAAGTTTCATAAGGCCGCGGGTGGTTGATTTTCTTACGAAACAGGGACAAAATCACAAAACCTGATGCAGGAATAAGCACATAAACCCCAACCTGCTGACCCAATCCTAGTTGCAGGTAAGTGGTGACTAGCAAGATCAGATAGACCAAGGGCATGGCGACTGTCATCAAGCGATTAAAACTGCGTAACAGAAATAGAAGGGTGGGATGGCTGGTGAGCCTGGAACTGATATTTCGATACCATTCTTGATAATTTTTCATTAAATTTCTCATTCATTACCTTGTTTTCGTCTACAGGTGAGACGTTTGTCTTCTAGTATAGTGCAGAAAAAGAAGGCCGTCAAGCCTTCTTTTGATTTATTCTTCTGCTTGGTCTTCTGTAAATTGACTATTGTAGAGATCTGCATAGAAGCCAGCTTGGTTCATCAATTCCTCATGATTGCCTTGTTCGATGATATTGCCATCTTTCATGACAAGAATCAAGTCGGCATTACGAATAGTTGACAAGCGGTGGGCGATGACAAAGGAGGTTCTACCCTCCATCAAACGGTCCATGGCTTTTTGAATCAACTCCTCTGTACGTGTGTCAACTGAGGATGTCGCTTCATCCAAAATCAAGAGCGGTGCATCCTTCAGCAGAGCACGAGCAATGGT harbors:
- the fusA gene encoding elongation factor G — encoded protein: MAREFSLEKTRNIGIMAHVDAGKTTTTERILYYTGKIHKIGETHEGASQMDWMEQEQERGITITSAATTAQWNNHRVNIIDTPGHVDFTIEVQRSLRVLDGAVTVLDSQSGVEPQTETVWRQATEYGVPRIVFANKMDKIGADFLYSVSTLHDRLQANAHPIQLPIGAEDDFRGIIDLIKMKAEIYTNDLGTDILEEDIPAEYLDQAQEYREKLVEAVAETDEDLMMKYLEGEEITNEELKAAIRKATINVEFFPVLCGSAFKNKGVQLMLDAVIDYLPSPLDIPAIKGINPDTDEEETRPASDEEPFAALAFKIMTDPFVGRLTFFRVYSGVLQSGSYVLNTSKGKRERIGRILQMHANSRQEIDTVYSGDIAAAVGLKDTTTGDSLTDEKAKIILESINVPEPVIQLMVEPKSKADQDKMGIALQKLAEEDPTFRVETNVETGETVISGMGELHLDVLVDRMRREFKVEANVGAPQVSYRETFRASTQARGFFKRQSGGKGQFGDVWIEFTPNEEGKGFEFENAIVGGVVPREFIPAVEKGLVESMANGVLAGYPMVDVKAKLYDGSYHDVDSSETAFKIAASLALKEAAKSAQPAILEPMMLVTITVPEENLGDVMGHVTARRGRVDGMEAHGNSQIVRAYVPLAEMFGYATVLRSASQGRGTFMMVFDHYEDVPKSVQEEIIKKNKGED
- the rpsG gene encoding 30S ribosomal protein S7 gives rise to the protein MSRKNRAPKRDVLPDPLYNSQLVTRLINRVMLDGKRGTAASIVYGAFEQIKEATGNDALEVFETAMENIMPVLEVRARRVGGSNYQVPVEVRPERRTTLGLRWLVTIARLRGEHTMQDRLAKEILDAANNTGAAVKKREDTHRMAEANRAFAHFRW
- the rpsL gene encoding 30S ribosomal protein S12, with the protein product MPTINQLVRKPRKSKVEKSKSPALNVGYNSHKKVQTNVSSPQKRGVATRVGTMTPKKPNSALRKFARVRLSNLIEVTAYIPGIGHNLQEHSVVLLRGGRVKDLPGVRYHIVRGALDTAGVNDRKQGRSKYGTKRPKA
- a CDS encoding response regulator transcription factor, giving the protein MKLLVAEDQSMLRDAMCQLLTFQPDVESVLQAKDGQEAIQLLEKESVDIAILDVEMPVKTGLEVLEWIRAEKPETKVVVVTTFKRPGYFERAVKAGVDAYVLKERSIADLMQTLHTVLEGRKEYSPELMEVVMTHPNPLTEQEIAVLKGIAQGLSNQEIADQLYLSNGTVRNYVTNILSKLDAGNRTEAANIAKESGWL
- a CDS encoding sensor histidine kinase → MLEKFKNIHYMFHISIVFIIFPIAGVIVGDYPLLTLLWTLLFVLAFYSVLISQNRTVQWLAWWSMLVYIFYTSVWLSSGFTWFIFYLSNLLIYELDEISFHSWRFVSFIVLQPLILTGIYMVDQVSPWQLLFFLVTFVFSDALTFGLYRIRITEELKEEKMKQNAKLNLFLAENERSRIGQDLHDSLGHTFAMLSVKTDLALQLLQMQAYPQVEKELKEIHQISKESMNEVRTIIENLKTRTLASEFATVKKMLEIAGIETEINHQLDTASLTQELESTASMILLELVTNIIKHAKASKAYLKLERTEKELILTVRDDGCGFASLKGDELHTVRDRVLPFSGEVKVISQKHPTEVQVRLPYKERN
- a CDS encoding ABC transporter permease, with protein sequence MKNMTSLMKVEIILMKRQAVYYLLSIGLPSVFYLIFSGMMSGSDIPEIALQAYLFAMTLFSIMSSAFFSIPSTLESDKTNNWQKLIQHSPVSMVEYYVSKLFSTLLTFLLSIVVVFSVGHFVRGVTLPWLDWLVIGVMLLVGSVVFISMGVLVSLLPSAQLMTVVGNIAYIALAVLGGLWFPLDSFPEWLQSIGKLTPTYQLMQVVSTYLEHHEFNILSALVVLGYTVFFGVLVIQLKKRIEVK
- a CDS encoding ABC transporter ATP-binding protein — encoded protein: MTVIKVEKLSKKIKDKEILRNISFEINDGECVALIGPNGAGKTTLIDCLLGDKFVSSGQIAIQGFAPTDPRLKQLISILPQENTVVQDLKVKELLSFFQSIYPNSLSNQEIDDLLRFSDKQKNQLAGKLSGGQKRLFSFVLALIGRPKILFLDEPTAAMDTSTRQHFWEIVNQLKKNGVTIVYSSHYIEEVEHTADRILVLHKGELIRDTTPYAMRGEEQEKHFTVPLTYQEVISTLDQIQELEIKQNALSFTTKEASQVWKVLQEQGCTIEEIEVRNRTLLDSIFETTQD
- a CDS encoding DAK2 domain-containing protein yields the protein MSKITTSLFQEMVQAASTRLNKQAEYVNSLNVFPVPDGDTGTNMGMTIENGAKEVADKPASTVGEVASILAKGLLMGARGNSGVITSQLFRGFSQAIKEKDELTGQDLALAFQSGVEVAYKAVMKPVEGTILTVSRGAAIGAKKKAEQTDDAVEVMRAALEGAKAALAKTPEMLPVLKEVGVVDSGGQGLVFIYEGFLSALTGEYSASEDFVATPANMSEMINAEHHKSVAGHVATEDITFGYCTEIMVALKQGPTYSKDFDYDEFRNYLNDLGDSLLVVNDDEIVKVHVHTEDPGLVMQEGLKYGSLIKVKVDNMRNQHEAQVEKEATQGNKPAEIKEYALIAVVAGQGLADIFRAQGVDYVIEGGQTMNPSTEDFIKAVEQVNARNIIFLPNNKNIFMAAQSAAEVLEQPAVVVEARTIPQGLTSLLAFDPSKSIEENKERMTAALGDVISGSVTTAVRDTTIDGLAIHENDNLGMVDGKILVSNPDMHQTLTETLKHMLDEDSEIVTFYVGEDGSEELANEIAQEIAEEFEDVEVEIHQGQQPVYPYLFSVE
- a CDS encoding Asp23/Gls24 family envelope stress response protein codes for the protein MTVKINTKDGQIELTDEVIATVVGGAATEIFGVVGMASKNALKDNFQALLGKENYSKGVVIKAAEDGSIAVDVYTVLSYGVKISEVSKNIQERVRFSLENQLGITAQTVNVYIQNIKVVGE
- the rpmB gene encoding 50S ribosomal protein L28, which gives rise to MAKVCYFTGRKTVSGNNRSHAMNQTKRAVKPNLQKVTVLIDGKPKKVWASARALKSGKVERV
- a CDS encoding LiaF transmembrane domain-containing protein produces the protein MKKKAFGIVLLVLAAWILLQGNFGIPSLDGKIWPLLGIVFFAYKSIESILRRHLTSAVFTGLLALIIANYAYDLLPVTNHSLIWASILAVLGVGYLTHSSKFWNEKKWWYDGKKTVVTDKEVAFGSGTFYKQDQDLVDDQVEVAFGDAKIYYDNAEMLGDFATLNIEVAFGNATVYVPQHWRVDLKVETSFGAAKADAPVAPTNKTLVIRGEVAFGKLGVVYVK
- a CDS encoding LytTR family DNA-binding domain-containing protein, whose amino-acid sequence is MKLRIEIDGNLEETEIVIKTPTLTDEIADLQRLLQESKAPRLTFYKGTGEYYLDLSEILFFETEGSKIYAHTQKEAYEVRLKLYELESILPRYFSRVSKSTIANIRQIYSVDKSFSGTGTISFYQTHKEVHVSRHYQSLLKENLRNMR
- a CDS encoding phosphatase PAP2 family protein, with the protein product MKNYQEWYRNISSRLTSHPTLLFLLRSFNRLMTVAMPLVYLILLVTTYLQLGLGQQVGVYVLIPASGFVILSLFRKKINHPRPYETWDICPLLEKDSSGQSMPSRHVFSATMISMACLHASLPVGLVCLLFSALLGLVRVLGGVHYPKDVIAGYACGLVWGFLFFLF